A stretch of DNA from Candidatus Pseudomonas phytovorans:
CCGGAAGCTTCACGGCAATAGTCGCGGAGCCTCTTGATGCAATTGACGAGAGGTCGCTGGACTAAGCGGTGAGGCGTGCCACTATCGCACCGCACTGGGCCTAGAGGCTTCACTGCTGGTATGCCTAGATTCTCAGCAGATTCTGAACTTCAGGGAGCAGTAGAGGCTCTGAGATTGGTGAAGCGTTCTAGACACACTGCGCACTGACCTCAAGACCTCCTGCGGAATAACTGAAATGTTTTCGGAAGATTTTCACGGCGCGCTTCTGGTGGCCGAAGCAGTGATAGCGTTCACCGTGCTAGCTGTCGCATTCCACTGGAATCGTGGTGCTTGAGCCATCAAAGGGCCACTAGGTGAGCCCTTTCGAGTGGTAGCTTTGTGATGTTGGAGCTGCTTGATCCGTTCTGGCGTTCTATGGAGAGAACTGAAATGCTCACCGTTGGCGTGGTCGAAAAGATGAATCAAGATCGTATTGCGATCTGGGTTGAAGCGCAGGCCGGCTACACCGTTGTGAGAGTCCAGTCGTCCGCGCTAATAGAGCAGGGCGACGTAATTTGCTGGCAGGATCGCTTCTCAATGGGGCCTTGCACCTACTGGAATGCCACCAAAGGATGGGAGGCTGAGGTGAGTGTGCAGGATCATGATGTGCCGATTGACCTGCTCCGACAGCAACTCTTCGCATGAGCGTATGATCAAGCCTTTCGTCCAGAGTGGCCGGCTTGCAGCGGACGGCTACGTGGCAGTGGTACATTAATTACTGGCGGCTCAAAGCCGCGTTAGGGTTTGACTGATGAACACTCAGGAGTGCGAAATCGAGCGGCTCGAGAAGCTCTGGCTTGGTTTCTATGACGTTATTTCAGTGGCTCTTGAAGACGGAAGCGAATTGCCGATCTGGGCGGTTGATCGCGACCAGCCTGCTGAGTACACGAAAGCTGATTCTGCCAAGCTGCTTTTAGTGTCAGCCAAGCCGATCACCAGGCAGTGCGCCCTGGAAGCCCAAGCACAGCTCAAAGCTCGAACCGAGATTGGCTGGTTCTTTGACATTGAGTAGTCATTTTCTAGCAGCTATCAAAAGGCTTTCGAAATGCATTACACCGCCATAGGTCCGTTCGACATCACGCTCAATCCGGAACCTTTGAGTAGCGTCGCTGAACAACCTGGCCTCCGCCGATTGGCTTTGGACAAGCAGTTCCAAGGTGATCTAGAAGCGACCAGCCAAGTAGAGATGTTGTCTTTCCGCAGCAGCGTTCAAAATTCGGCCGGCTACGTTGCCATGGAAGTTGTGCATGGAACCTTGCACGGTCGCAGCGGGAGCTTCGTACTTCAACACAGTTCGTCTATGAATCGAGGAACACCCTTCCAGTCCATCACTGTGGTACCTGATTCCGGAACTGACGCGCTGTCGGGGCTGACCGGTAGCATGGTCATCACGATCACCGATGGGCAGCACTCTTATAAATTTGAGTATGCGCTGCCAGACCAATCCTGAAGGCTGGATGGCTGGCAGTTCGGGAGATCTTGGTAGCGTAACGATCTGGTAGGCCCTCGGGTTGAAGCCTTCCCTGTGTTGCTGGATCGGTTTTCTGTGGGCATGGGGGACCTCGCATTGTCAGCTATCCTGAAATGCTTATTGGGTAGGGGGTCTCTATGGCAACTGACGTGATAGTGGCAGTACAGTTCGACGACACAGGCCGGCCGTTGAACTTCGAGCTCGCAAGTTACTCGGGATATGGGGCTAGCCCAATTGAAGGCGGCAACCGGTTCGAGCTCGCATCGTGGGTCGCTGAGAAAGTTCTGAATGGGGCGAAGTTTGATACGTTGATAAACACGGGCTCTGGCTCAGCGCTGGCTGGCTATCTAACGGTTGTTCAAGGAGAGCACGGTGAGCCGATTTTTGGCATAGATGACCGTCTAGGTGTAGGGAGAACGCTGCAGGATCTACGGAGGTTCAAATAGTTACCGGTGGCAGAGCGTTGGGCCTGGTACGAAACTCAATCTCCGCACATGCAGTCGATGAGGTCGTCGTTTTCGGCGAAGTCCAGGTCTAGCGGCATCTGGCGGCCGAGCTGGTCAGCCATCCAGGCCAGCGCTTTGTAGTTGGGACGGTCGCGGCGGAAAACCTGGCCGGTGCGCTCTTCCGCCTCGATCCACCAGCGGGCCGTTTTAGGGTTCTCGATGATTGCCCGGATGATCTTCTCGGGTGACTTGAGGAAGCAGAGATCGCAGTTGCCCAGGTCAGAGTCGATGCCAAGGTCGAAGAGTTGTCGCGCCCAGAAGCTGTTCACGTCGGCCTTGAGCACGCCCGCGTGATACATGGGTGTCACGTTCTCCCACCGGTTACCGCCTTTCTCGTTCGCCGCCATCATGCGGTGGTAACGCCGAGGCTCATCCGCCCGGATACCAATGATCGCGTCCCATGAGGTCAGGCCGACCACATCTCGCATGTACCAGGTGCTGGCCTTGATCTTCATTCGATCCGTGCACATCCGGTTCACTGGGTTCGGCAGGATGGGCGGCTCACCCTTTTCTTCACGCCGGTAGTCGGTGTAGTACTGCAGCATCAGGTCGAACGGCTCGCCGTTTCGGCTGGCCGCCTCGTGGCTGACTACTTTCCAGCTGAGGCCCTGGCCATACACCCCGTCAAACTCCAGCCAGGTGATGGGCACGTTCCAGTGGCGCTGGCACTCCCGAATGAAGTCGAGCGTCTCCTCCCGCTCTTTTCCGGTGTTCTGGAAGGTGACGTGAACCCCTTCGGGCAACTGGCCGCCGTGCGCTTCGAGTATGTGGTACAGCATGTACCCGGAACTGCGTCCGCCACTGAAGCCGATCTGCGCCGGCCCAGTGATCTGGTAGGGGTTCATGGCAATCTCCATTGCAGGCGCCGCCCTCGCCGGGGAGGCGTTATCGTTGAATAGGGGAAGGCGCTGGCGGGCAGCGCGGCGGAAAGCCCACAAGAGGAAGGGCGGTCAGAAGAGGCGGATCTTTAAAGGTGCATACCGTGACAGAACTAGCTGTCCACTTTTTGGAGATCCGCCCGATGAAATACCTTCGCTTGATCCTCGATATCCTCGAGGCCCTCTACCACATCGCCGTTCTTATTCAGCAAATTCTTAGCGGAGGATATGTCGCATGAGTTCAGAGAGCGCCTCGGGCCGTGTCAGGCAGCGCGAACTTTGAAGCTCAGCATGGCGGTGGCGTCGTCGTTGAAGCACTCAGCCAGTTCTTGATACACCCGGTACTTTGCCTGGCTGCGAGTAGCGGCCCACACGCGCTGCACGTAATGGCGGGCGTCACCCAGCATGTACCGGACGTCATCCCAGTCGTACATGCAGTTGGTGAGCACTTCCCACTCCTTGAGCGGCAGCTTATCGGCCATTTCGCCGTACTGCATCTCCCAGGTGGGGTGGTAGTTGCGGATGCGCTTCTTGGGGTCGCTGTCGAGGATGACGCCGATGTAGTTCCCGCGGTCGGCCATGATGATGCCGGGCTCACCATTGGCGATCACGCGTCGCCCAACCTCGGCCGGCACATCGTAGGTGCGGCGAACGTAGTCGCGGTTGTAGTTGCTCATGAAGTACTCCTTGGTCAGGCGGCTTTCGCTTCTGTCTGCTGGGCGACAATGGCCTTGGCTGCATGGTTGATCAGGTACAGCCGGTTGATCAGGCTGTCCCGCGGCTTATCGATGCTGATTTCCCAGTAGTCGCAGCCCAACCCCAGCTTTTCGTAGTAGGCGCTCATGAACAGATGGGCCTGCTCGACATAGCTGATGTCGCTCGCCTCGCTCAGTAGCTCGTCCAGCTTTTCCCAGAAGTCGTGGCCGTCTTCGCCGTACGCGATTGCGGCGAATTTGCTATCCACCAGGTCGATCAGCTCCTCCCACCGGCCGGCCTCACCGACGCCACCGTCGTTTCGCGCCCACTCTGG
This window harbors:
- a CDS encoding DUF3224 domain-containing protein, whose product is MHYTAIGPFDITLNPEPLSSVAEQPGLRRLALDKQFQGDLEATSQVEMLSFRSSVQNSAGYVAMEVVHGTLHGRSGSFVLQHSSSMNRGTPFQSITVVPDSGTDALSGLTGSMVITITDGQHSYKFEYALPDQS